One Salvia splendens isolate huo1 chromosome 1, SspV2, whole genome shotgun sequence genomic window, ATGTTGACAACAGGAATGTGCCTTATTTTGCGCTTGCTTCAGAATAATCTCACTTTtctcccaaaaaaatattttggtgctTTTAGTTCCTGAATGATATTTCTGCTGGTTTAGTTTACTGTTATTATTTGATGTGTGCATTAAAAGATTATCAGACAGTGTAGCTTTCCGCTGATGATGAATTGatacaattttctttttttcttaatcACGTGCGCGCGATACATTTATTGTGCTTTGGTTCTATCGTGTCATATTTCCCGGTTGAGAGGTTACTTTATCCACCAATATTCCTCTTTTATGACAGATGAAGGCACTGAAAGACTTGGGTTTGGATGTTATGAAGGGAACTGTTACAACAGAGAACTCAGTCAAACAAACAAAATTTTTTATCACAAGGTTGTGAGAAACACTTTTGTCttgtttgttcttactttgtggCTAAAATATCATGTTATCTGCTATATCATGTCATCTTGTTCTTCATATTTTGTTAATGGTTCCATAAATTTGGCAACAATgatttaatactataatataTTAGTCAGCTAATGGCATCATGACGTGAGATTAACTGAAAATGAGAACATGTAGATCTATATATTTCatcaatattattttgtataaaTTGGACTTTAGTTATATCTCACGTTTCCTGTGAGAAGGGAGGTAACTTTACAAATAATCCTTCTTACTTTATCATGCTTGTCTGAATCAGTGGACTTTTGACATTGTTACTTGAGTGACATCTATTTGTTCCTCATTAAAAATATAAGGTTTCAACACTGGGAATAATAGGATGTTTTAGCCTTTATTTGTTAAAATCTGAATGCCACATGTAAGCAATGTTCTCTGCAGGGCATCGGGGCGTAAAGTGGAAGACCCTGATCTCTTGGAAGGGATTCGTCTGACAATTCTCAACAACTTACTAAAATATCATCCAGTATGTTTGTTTGTATAAATTTAGCTCACACAATTCTCAATATTGCAGATTTCATTGTAGCGCTTATGCTGTGTCTGGACCTGTTATTAGTGATAGCCTATGGAAAAACCTCATAATAACGACAATCTCTTCAAGCTGAACTTGAAATACTAAAATTTTTTCAACTAATTTACATCTCAATGTgcttaaaatttaaatgtaaaaaattaatttaattaactcATATGTCATAATCATGATTTTCTCCTCTGCAACATTTATTAGTGGATATTTGAACTGCTTAATTTTGTAGCTTATGTGATATTTTAGGAGTCCAGCGAACGGCTTGCTCTAGGTGAAGTTTTTGGAATAACGTCACCAGAAGAAAAGGTGTGATCAAATAAATTTCTGTTTTTTAtcttatatttttataagaGGCTATTTCCCAAATCTGTTTTAATTACATATCTTGACTTTAAAATGTGTgcaattattttatcatctgatGTTTagtttttctttgtaaaatctATTTCCCTGAGGCTGGAGAGCTCACAGGTTGTTTGTATAGTTGAGTTTGAATTGATTTACAGATGTTGAAACTAATTTGCCAATCTAATTCGCaacaatatattattttctaagTGCAGGTTCCTGTCAATATCGCAACTCACATACAGCTTAAGGCCGATGGACCTCGGAGAAGGTATTGTTTCAACCAATTAACATGGCATCTTCCCATCACTGGTTTTATATTATGGAATTCTCTGAATTATTCCTGATTAGGAATATTTGCTTCACAAATTATTATTCGAATCCCTCATAATGTAAATAATGTGTAGTCATGCTTTATTTCTGTCACAATTTCAGCTTGCTCTGCATAGAGACAGCAGATCGTCCAGGGCTCCTGCTGGAGATGATGAAAATCATGAACGATATCAATGTAAACGTTGAATCTGCAGAGATAGAAACAGAGGTAATGTTTCACTTGTTGCATTTCACATCTTTCTCACCTACTGTTTCCACTAGTATCGTTTGACTAACACAATGTATGCGACCATTCAGGGGCTGGTGGCCAAGGACTCGTTTCATGTCAGTTATGGAGGGGCTGCATTGAACAGTTCCTTATCTCAGGTACTCGAACGTGATTGTTTTTACTCCCTTGACCTTCCATGCTCTCCCATGAAACACATATTTTCATACTCCTGATtcttttcaaaaattttcatATTACTACTAGTAGAATGAAGCCATGAATCACGATTGGCTGTttccgtctctctctctctcatatgtGCTTCTTGATTGCAGgttcttgtgaattgcttgcGTTACTACCTGCGGACGCCAGAGACGGAAGATGATAGCTATTAGAGGAACTGCTTTTCGACTGTACATTATCTCCAGCTGCAACTCTGTATGCAAGAAAATACTCATCAAGACTGCATGTAAACCTCGTTTCTCCAAAGATGATTATATTCGAACTGCTACTGTAATGGGAGGAAAAGAGTTCCTTCATAAACAATCTATGTAACTTTGCATTGTTATCAACCTTATGTGAACCTGTAATGCGGCAACAAGTCGAATTTGTCGACACAAATTAACAGTTATTCTCTTCTCAAGGCTTCTTCAGTTTATGATTTTATATATTCTGTGTCCCTAAGTTTAAGATGAATGAAGGAAtgctctcactctctctctctcacacagcCAGATAATGACTTGTGGTCCATTGGGGGTGAGAATATACACATATTTTGCTTAAAAAGGTACAGATAATGAACAATAAACAACGTAAAGGCTGAGTAATCTGGCACtcatgtcacgcccgcattttctaaggatagaaaacacggttgatcgcgactaggggagggttaaagaagcggggaagaaaggggaaatcaacacaactcaaccatagcccgaaacaaatgggaatagctcgaataaaatcagagtatctcaacaatcaacaactcaaaagaaacaatatttagcgatacaagaactcaaaagaaagacaactacttagcggaagcatttcgagagaaggaatatgccacgtgtgaagacatgacacattctacacacttaactttcttcaacggtcttgctcaacacccaccgcacccgtcaccctcaacctgcaattttttaaaagaaaagcagggctgagtacttgatgcactcagtggactcatgccgaaaacattttataaaaagtatttatcatgccaccattgagtgaccttggggttttaactttagaaatcgcccaagacactaaaatcatttccattgtaaaattcggttgatcaaccattttcccatagctatctcccatatctgatccattgatgacaaggaacgtggccacattccaagtcactagaccggccgacccaaaagacggctcacgatctccataggtgtacactagcctgaatagggactcactccctagacagacccgaattcgattatccattgatggcaaaagccacatcagataggttccatagaataaaacaaaacacggcatgacaaatattcatattattttcacataaaaatatacttatggcattgcccttatttaaaagaaagctcacctcgtttgcttaattCTCTACACTTCCTTCCCTTTGGTATCTCGATTCCCTTGCGAAAtctcacctttagaatttaaataatacatatatcaacatactttccaatcaaatcaataaaatgcatgcatcctaagcgaagtcttttatctcgatttttgattattcggcggccgcttacacccttaattcctccgttagctcctcgtatttttctccacgatatcgaaataaaaatttccaaaataataaaaagtaattaaattatcgcaagcaTTTTTCTCCTCgatctatatttatttcggacttaggatataattattcattcgttgaaatattcaggaattaattaaataattcgccactattaattatcggcccaaggatttatttaaaagcccaagacttaatattttcaaattaaaattttaaagcccCAAACCCAAAAATATAAGGGAGCCCAACTaacaaaacatccaatttaTTAATGTTGTCCAATTAGCTTTTAAAAACAAAGGGCAGGCCCAAGaaatccttttttttttacacGTATACTCCCTCCCTAATGGCCCCACATACACCAACAACAATTTATCCACCTTACTGCAAAAGTAACAAAACATATCAACTCTCCTTCTCTAAACAAAACGTCGGcttccctccctctctctctactGTATTCTTCTCCAACTTGCAGCTACTGACGAAACGAAGTTCCAACTTCACCTCCCTCTCTTTCGATTTTTCTCACAAGAAAACGAAAACTCCCAATTAAAGAGAAAGCCCCAAAACAGAAACCGTTGAATCTCCGATTCACTCCACGCCGCCAGCCGCCGCTGCTGTCGCGTACCCACCGTCGCCGTCGCTGATTCGTCGTTGCCGTTGTCCAACCTTCGCCGCATCAGTAGCTCCGACGCCGCTGCACAAAGCCGCCGGCTACTGCTCGACGGAGTTAACGGCGCTGCTGTAGCTTCGCCAGCCGCTGCGGTCCGCCGGGTCAGGCTGCTGCCGCCGCCGGGAGCCGCTGCTCCGtcggtggtcgtgcagccccGATTCCGCCCCGATTTCACCCCGCTGAGTTAAGTTCTTAATTTGGTTTCGTGAGTTAAAGCTTgtttctttagtttagtttgctTCGATTCATTCGATTAGGAGATATATCGCAGATTGTGGCAACAGTAGGGGAAATATATATGGATGCAGTAGTATGCCATTGGAAATTTGGGTGGGAGAGGTGTATACCTTAAATTTGCAGATTTGCAACTGGACGGAACAGGAACTCCCTCTCCTTAGTTCTCAATTTCTGACCGGAATAATTGAATAAGTTGACTTGAATTTCAAATCATGTAAAGTAGAGGAAGAAATTCAGTAGAGTTTACCTTGAATAGAAGTTGAAAGAGGACGTCTGGTTTCTTGATTGCAGAGAGTGAATATGAAGAAGAATGAACTAATTTGGTGATTAAATTAGGGAGAGAGGTGGTTAAAGATGtgggagagattttagggagagAGGGGAACGTTTTTTCTCCAACGTGGGGAATGAGAGAATTTTATAATCtgctttcttttctcttttttttttatatgtgttggataaatttgaatttatctaatatttatttgcagatcacggagggtGAATATCTCACCACGGAGCAGGAAAATCTCTAtagaatctttatttaatattttggcttcttaaaaaaaaaatattccataggctctcaaaataaaacggaacgatagttggctaaaaaaagaaattcgaCAGTAATCCAAAAGCAACTTAAAGGAATAGGGAAAAGTCGGgcgttacaatctacccatcttaacaaaaatttcgtcccgaaatttgcttgcGTCCTTCGAATaaagaatttctccatcatcttgtcttccaagcagcttcctcatgtcgtttaattaacattgtagttaaaAGTCGTATAAACGTAATACCTCTGGCATGTCGTAAACGTCATTCTAGCAAAACATTGTAATAATCCGCGTGC contains:
- the LOC121742994 gene encoding ACT domain-containing protein ACR12-like isoform X1 — translated: MAISKAIPISSVAALPPTFSSAPRLCPPTPNSNFYYSVIPPINLSTKRNVALMCASIDGVESFGSMSLKSLEENDSIPMPIVLIDQDSDPEATIVQVSFGDRLGALLDTMKALKDLGLDVMKGTVTTENSVKQTKFFITRASGRKVEDPDLLEGIRLTILNNLLKYHPESSERLALGEVFGITSPEEKVPVNIATHIQLKADGPRRSLLCIETADRPGLLLEMMKIMNDINVNVESAEIETEGLVAKDSFHVSYGGAALNSSLSQVLVNCLRYYLRTPETEDDSY
- the LOC121742994 gene encoding ACT domain-containing protein ACR12-like isoform X2, coding for MAISKAIPISSVAALPPTFSSAPRLCPPTPNSNFYYSVIPPINLSTKRNVALMCASIDGVESFGSMSLKSLEENDSIPMPIVLIDQDSDPEATIVQVSFGDRLGALLDTMKALKDLGLDVMKGTVTTENSVKQTKFFITRASGRKVEDPDLLEGIRLTILNNLLKYHPVPVNIATHIQLKADGPRRSLLCIETADRPGLLLEMMKIMNDINVNVESAEIETEGLVAKDSFHVSYGGAALNSSLSQVLVNCLRYYLRTPETEDDSY